AGCGTACTTTGCATACATTTGTGTGCATGCAAATGACCCCACTGACAGTgggctttgactttgtggattacttTGAGTCTTTCTGAGCATTTATATTGTGGAAGGTGaccgttatcattaataactggtgagaGGAGCAATGGCATTAATTATAAATTACGTACTTTGCATTTGTGTATGTACATTTAAATGACCCTATTGACTGTtggctttgtggattattttaagtCTTTCTGAGCATTTCTATTGTGCAAAGTGGCAGTTATCATtcataactggcgggaggagcaATGACATTAATTATAAATTACATACTTTGCATATGTGTATGTGCATTTAAATGACCCTATTGACTGTtggctttgtggattattttaagtCTTTCTGAGCATTTCTATTGTGCAAAGTGGCAGTTATCATtcataactggcgggaggagcaATGACATTAATTATAAATGACATACTTTGCATATGTGTATGTGCATTTAAATGACCCTATTGACTGTtggctttgtggattattttaagtCTTTCTGAGCATTTCTATTGTGCAAAGTGGCAGTTATCATTCACAACTGGCGGGAGGAGCAATGACATTAATTATAAATTACATACTTTGCATATGTGTACGTGCATTTAAATGACCCTATTGACTGTTGGCTTTGTGGATTATTTAAAGTCTTTCTGAGCATTTCTATTGTGCAAAGTGGCAGTTATCATttataactggcgggaggagcaATGCCATTAATTATAAATTACATACTTTGCATATGTGTATGTGCATTTAAATGACCCTATTGACTGTtggctttgtggattattttaagtCTTTCTGAGCATTTCTATTGTGCAAAGTGGCAGTTATCATTCATAAATGGCGGGAGGAGCATTGGCATTAATTATAAATTAGGTACTTTGCATATGCATGTCCATGTAAATGACCCCGATGACTGTaggctttgactttgtggattattttgagtctttctcaGCATTTCTATTGTGCAAGGTGGCCGTTATCATTTATAACTGGCGAGAGGATGGTGGCATTAATGAGAAATAACGCATTTTGCATATGCACATACATGACCCCACTCACTGTGGGCTTTGActctgtggattattttgagtctttctgaGCATTTATACTGTGAAAGGTGGCAGTTATAATGTATAACTGGTGNNNNNNNNNNNNNNNNNNNNaaaaattttaaattttttttttttttttttaatgaaatcaacataaaaaacacaatacatacattatatatcaatatagatcaatacagtctgcagggatacagtccgtaagcacacatgattgtatttatttatgtaaaaaaaaaaaaaaaaaaaaaaaaaaaaattttttaaatacaccccccccccccccccccccccccacccctccaccggtccgtgggacaaattttcaagcgttgaccggtccgcagctacaaaaaggttggggaccactgttctaattGACAGCCCGGCGGCggccattttatttttttctcattaaTTAGTGTAACCTTGATTGATAAACTCCTCCATTTTTTTGGTTTACTTTTTAGCGTGTTTCTTTTCTTATTCACCAAATTTTGTCACTTCATATGGGTCCGAAAAAGCCAAACCAGCTTGGAAAGATGAAGGGAATCGCTGTGGACTTAGACTTATCGAGGAGAGGGGAAACCACACACACTGCCCCTCCTCCCTGCCCCCTCCTCTCGCTTCTCCGCCTCGTGTCTctgtcgtcacacacacacatatatatatatatatatatatatatatatatatatatatatatatatatatatatatatatatatatatatatatatatatatatatatatatgtgtgtatatattgtatatatgtataaatacacatatatttatatatgtgtgtatatatgtatatatatacacatagatatatacacatagatatgtatatatatgtatgtatatgtatatttatatatacgtataagtatgtatatacatatatatatgtatatttatatatactgtatatatgtatatatatatacatgtatatttatacatgtatatgtatatatgtatatgtatacatatatgtatatatgtgtatatatatatatgtatatatgtgtgtatatatatatgtatgtatatatatgtgtgtatatgtatatatatacacatatatttatatatatatgtgtatatgtatatatatttatatatatgtatatatatatacgtatatatatgtatatatatatacgtatatatatgtatatatgtatgtatatatatatatatgtatacatatgtatatgtgtatatacgtgtatatactgtatatatgtatgtatgtatgtatatatatatatatgtatatacgcagAAGCGTATTGAAGTATTCagtaaccagtgttgggactaacgccgttactttcggcggtaaatagtagtctaacgcgttatttttcatattcagtaactcagttaccgttactacatgatgcgttactgcgttattttacgtcattttttatgtagtatcggctagaaactgagaagatctgagtgtgttttattgcagcgctgcggtaGAGGCGACAAGAAAGAGGcgcgccgtgtgtgtgtgtgtatgtgtgtgtgtgtgggagtgggcgtgtctgtgtttactaacaagacatcatggcgacgCCCGAAgctgagtttcttaacatggagacattctcactacttttcttttgtcgaccacaaagaaaagaatagggatgtccgatatatgcgttaaaatgtaatatcggaaattatcggtatcggttattttattatcggtatcgtttttattttattttattttatttatttattttttattaaatccacataaaaaacacaagatacacttacaattagtgcaccaagccaaaaaacctccctccccccatttctttctgttattaatattctgcttcctacattatatatcaatatatatcaatacagtctgcaagggatacagtccgtaagcacacatgattgtgcgtgctgctgctccactaatagtactaacctttaacacttcatttgactcattctcattcattactagtttctatgtaactgtttttatattgttgtactttcttttttattcaagaaaatgtttttaatttatttatcttattttacaaattttttaaaaaagtaccttatcttcaccatacctggttgtccaaattaggcataataatgtgttaattccacgactgcatatatcggttgatatcggtatcggttgatatcggtttcggtaattaaagagttggacaatatcggaatatcggatatcggcaaaaagccattatcggacatccctagaaaagaacattttagttgaatgtaagttgtgtcttggatcaaagatcccatctactgcccaaaaccgcaattcaaatctgctgaaacagctacaaaagcaacatgcttcgacgaagctagtaaagagagacacacttcacctgctaagcaacagcggctggattttaacgaggcactgaaggtacacacacccTGTCAatttctcttatatactctttcattctagacttctagagtgttttgattatcacatcactctaaatgtatagactataaagttcacaaacataaagagggatgctagtgggccaggccaagctttccttatctctaaactaaaactggggaaatgtgtagagtgttctgggcttcagacatgattttatttcacaattccttgagagaaaaaaaacgcctggttaggctttgtgtatgtagtgtgtgccttccttggttgacagcgatgttgttattatgctgtttgttacgtacgtatgttatgttgcagatatttaaaatagttttgtcaattttgttctggcctgaaaaaaattggccctttgaaacatatctttgtctttgggtgttgcatgtagaccagtggtccccaacctttttgtagctgcggatcggtcaacgcttgaaaattagtcccacggTCCGGTGGgaaggggggggtgtatttaaaaaaaacaacaacaaaaaaacatttttttttttttttttttttacataaatctcaatcaatcaatcaatcaatgtttatttatatagccctaaatcacaagtgtctcaaagggctaaataaatacaatcatgtgtgcttatggactgtatccctgcaggctgtattgatctatattgatatagaatgtatatattgtgttttttatgttgatttcatttttttttttaaataataataataattatttttattttttttacataaataaatacaatcatgagtgcttacggactgtatccctgcaggctgtattgatctatattgatatagaatgtatatattgtgttttttatgttgatttcattaaaaaaaaaaaaatatatatatatatatatatatatatatattttttttttttacataaataataataatcatgtgtgcttaaggactgtatccctgcagactgtattgatctttatcgatatagaatgtatatattgtgttttttatgttgatttcattaaaaaaaaaaaaaaaaaaaatttttttttttttacataaataaatataatcatgtgtgcttacggactgtatccctgcaggctgtattgatctatattaatatagaatgtatatattgtgttttttatgttgatttcatttttttttttaaataataataataattttttttttttttttacataaataaatacaatcatgagtgcttacggactgtatccctgcaggctgtattgatctatattgatatagaatgtatatattgtgttttttatgttgatttcattaaaaaaaaaaatatatatatatatatatatattttttttttttttttttacataaataaatataatcatgtgtgcttacggactgtatccctgcaggctgtattgatctatattgatatagaatgtatatattgtgttttttatgttgatttcattaaaaaaaaataataataataattttttttttttttttttttttttttttacataaataaatataatcatgtgtgcttacggactgtatccctgcaggctgtattgatctatattgatatagaatgtatatattgtgttttttatgttgatttcatttttttttaaaaataataataataattttttaatttttttttacataaataaatacaatcatgagtgcttacggactgtatccctgcaggctgtattgatctatattgatatagaatgtatatattgtgttttttatgttgatttcattaaaaaaaaaaaaatatatatatatatatatatatatttttttttttacataaataaatataatcatgtgtgcttacggactgtatccctgcaggctgtattgatctatattgatatagaatgtatatattgtgttttttatgttgatttcataaaaaaaaaataataataataataatttatttttatttatttatttttttacataaataaatataatcatgtgtgcttacggactgtatccctgcagactgtattgatctatattgatatataatgtatatattgtgttttttatgttgatttcataaaaaaaaatatatatatatatatatttttttttttcaattcttgtgcggcccggtaccaatcggtccgcggaccggtaccgggcatgtcaagttgatcaacacattgtattattctccagtgcaataacagtactgaaatgaaggctaaaagggcattaaatggggcctttaaaaaaataacaataaaatatataagtaactaaatcgttacttttcacagtaacgcattatttttttggtgtaagtaactgagttactttggaaataaagtaactagtaactgtaactagttacgggttttcagtaactaacccaacactgtcagtaacaaacgtgtccacatcattcaatgtattGGGTTATGGGCAAAACTTCATGACCACTAGGTGTGGACAAAAAAAATACCTCATCACTTAAATTGCAATAAAGACAACATAAGTTCATAATATCGCACAttaattattagggtccgcatgtacaaaggaacctattgaaattgtaaggtttattattattccgcagctttgcgcactactttgccccccttaacatacttcaaaactcaccaaattttatacacacatagaaaaactgtgacagcacactttagtaaaaaaaaaaaaaaacccaaaaatcaaaattgcgctctagcgccccctaggaaaaaaacaaactgcctgtaactcccactaggaaggtcgtagagacatgaaacacaaacctgtatgtaggtcttacttagacctacaattcataatttcacatcctcgggcaaaaaccaacaggaagttggcaatttccccttcaacacaaaaaatgactaaaaaacactcatttttgcctctttgagctgtaatttgacccccttaaaatacttcaaaactcaccaaactttttacacacatcgggcctggtggaaattgcgatctaaaaaaaaaccaaaccccaaaactcaaaattgcgctctagcgcaatttttaaataaaacagagacaaaactgcttctcagaggaaaacacagacaaaactgcttgtaacttccggtagaaacgttttagagacatgaaacaaaaacctctacgcaggtctcacttagacctacatttcatagattgacatccttcagcaaaaatcaacaggaagtttgatatccccacttcaaaacactttttttttaaaaaagcggtcaccaaacatcaaacgttatctcctctgagcgcgtttgtcgttttggcttcaaactactacaggagagagattgaacccttctgattaaaagttggcgaaagcgttttcataagtgctacggttttgattttacgagccttcaaagaaaacaaccactgtgccgcaacacctaggaaaaaaacacagacacaacttcctctaactcccagtacgaatatcgtagagacatgcaacaaaaaccgctatgtaggtctcactcaggactaccactggacaaaagtattgggacacctaggactagcacctgccaaaatgcggacccgaccaacgctgcttgcagctttaattgtatTAAAAATTGTTTGTCAATGATAGAACACTATTGGTTTTTAAAACATATCCAACAGAAGATACCTTTTCAAACTTCCAAGGAGTCCAATCAGGAACCCTATTGGTTTTGAGTGATATCAGAGACAAGTGTATGGATAACTTTGGCATGTTTTCACCTGGTTACCAGTCTCAGTTCCTAAGAGGGGTCTTCAGGAACTCCCACTGTATCAACACTATTGGTTTTTATTTCTACCTGACACAAGATGGCGGCGTGTTGCTTTTGAAGCGTGTTTGGCTCATGGGTTCACGTTTAGGCCCCAGTGATGTATGTACACTCCTATGCTACTGTGGCTTTCCCAGGAATTAGCCGTAGCCGCTCCTAAACCAGGAAATCCAACATTTGGAATTAAGAGACTGAGGGGGGAAAAACTCTCTTGAGCTGCGAGACGGACTCATGTAGGTCGAGTGTTCCCACTGGAACCGCCCAAGAGTTTCAGGATTCCTCTTTCCAGGAACAAGGACAAGGAAAATAGACATGGGGGCTGTCAGGAAGTGGAACATGGAGGCTCTACTTCCAAGGTTAATagtgacacatatatatatatatatatatacagtatataatatatatctatatacagtatatactgtatatatatatacatatatgtatatatacacatatatgtgtatatcagtggcgtgcggtgaggttcatggcaggtgaggcactgacttcatcacagtcagatttacaaacatatgaactttAAAgggtatcttattcaccatttgattggcagcagttaacaggctatgtttaaaagctcataccagcattcttccctgcttggcactcagcatcaagggttggaattgggggttaaatcaccaaaaattattcccgggcgcggctgcccactgctcccctcacctcccaggggggtgaacaaggggatgggtcaaatgcagaggacaaatttcaccacacctagtgtgtgtgtgtgtgtgacaatcattggtactttaactttacacatacaaactgtagcacacaaaaaaagcacatttaattaaaaaaaaactttattatggtcttacctttacttataagtgaaGTTtgtgcgccgctgttgtgctggattaatgcaccccccgccgtagaatgcaccccgtgacgggagtgttgtatcaactaaagcccacacttaaacttatatgtatataaacacatttgtgtgtgtatatatatatatatatatatatatatatatatatatatatatatatatatatatatatatatatatactgtacatatatgtgtgtatatatatatacatatatgtgtgtgtatatatatacatttatgtgtgtgtgtgtgtgtgtatatatacatgtgtgtatatatacatatgtgtgtatatacacatatatgtatatatatacacatttgtgtatatatatatatttatacacacatatatgtatatatatacatatgtgtgtgtgtatatatacatatatgtgtgtgtgtatatacatatatgtgtttgtgtgtgtatatatacatgtgtgtatatatacatatgtgtgtatatacacatttatgtacatatatacacatttgtgtgtatatatatttatacacacatatatgtatatatatacatatatgtgtgtgtatatacatctatgtgtgtgcgtgtatatatacatgtgtgtatatatacatgtgtgtatatacacatatatgtatatatatacacatttttgtgtatatatatttatacacacatatgtatatacacacacacacatatacagtatatataaatatgtgtgtatatatatatgtgtgtgtatatatacaggtatatatatatatatatgtatatgtatatatatatatatatacatatatgtgtgtgtatatacatatatgtgtgtatatacatatgtgtgtgtgtgtgtgtgtgtgtgtgtatatatacatgtgtgtatatacacatatatgtatatatacacatttgtgtgtatatatatttatacacacatatatgtatatacacacacacacacatatacagtatatataaatatgtgtgtatatatacaggtatatatatatatgtatatatatgtatatgtatatatatatatgtgtatatatatatatatatatatatatatatatattagggctgcaacaactaatcgattaaatcaattaaaatcgatattccgatattgtccaactctttaattaccgataccgatatcaactgatatatgcagtcgtggaattaacacgttattatgcctaatttggacaaccaggtatggtgaagataaggtacttttttttaaaaatgagtaaaataagataaataaattacaaacattttcttgaataaaaaagaaagtacaacaatataaaaacagttacatagaaactagtaatgaatgaaaatgagtcaaatgaagtgttaaaggttagtactattagtggagcagcagcacgcacaatcatgtgtgcttacggactgtatcccttgcagactgtattgatatatattgatatataatgtaggaagcagaatattgataacagaaagaaatggggggagggaggttttttgggttggtgcactaattgtaagtgtatcttgtgttttttatgtggatttaattttttttaaaaacgataccgataataaaaaaaaacgataccgataatttccgatattacattttaacgcatatatcggctgataatatcggcaggccgatattatcggacatccctaatatatatatatatatatatatatatatataaataaatatacacacaacATAGGCtgtatacttgttgttgttgtccctGACAGCTCCAACGGGAAGTCGTCCGGCTGGGATGAGAACGAGCGCAGCTACCGACCCAACCTGTGGAAGAGGATGTCCTTCCATGTCAAGAAGAAGGAGGCAGCGGAAGCCAACCAGACCGCCATCATCAAGCCCTTCTCCCAGCCGCCGCCCTCCTGCCAGGCCGGCGAGGAGGGAGGAGCGTGGCGGGCGGCAGACAGCGGCGACATCAGCGTCATCGGCGTGGGCGAGCTGCGGGTGATCGGaggtccagcagagggcgccaccgtCATGGAGCAGATCAACTGCGTGGTCAACAGCTTCAACGTCGTCAGCCCGCCCAGAGGAAGACCCGCCCGCTCCGCCGTGACCTTGCACGCCGAGGTCGCCGCTTTCTGCGAGGGCCGAGCCACGGGGAAGTTGTACGAGCAGCTGGCGGGGACGTGTGCACGCAGACTGCGAGAGGCGGACGCTCTGACCCCGCCCTCGCCCTTCCGGGACGCTGAGCTGAGCTCCGACAGtagctcctcccactccggggcCGACTACGGCCAGTTTCTCCCACGACACTACAGCCAGAGCGCCTCCTCTCTGTAGAGGTGAGCATGACACCTGAGGGGTGCCTTGAAACTTCTACAACTTTACATTATTATGACATTTCTCTACAAGTTTACTATTTATGTTCTTTAACAACTTTAGAacattattatatttatctaCAAGTTTACTATTTATGTTCTTTAACAACTTTAGAACATTGTTATATTTATCTACAAGTTTACTATTTATGTTCTTTAACAACTTTagaacattattattatatttatctacaagtttactatttatgttctttaacaactttacattattattatatttctcTGCAAGTTTACTATTTATGTTCTTTAACAACTTTagaacattattattatatttatctacaagtttactatttatgttctttaacaactttagaacattattatatttatctacaagtttactatttatgttctttaacaactttagaacattattattatatttatctacAAGTTTACTATTTATGTTCTTTAACAACTTTAGAACATTATTATATTTATGTTCTTTTACAACTTTagaacattattattatatttatctacaagtttactatttatgttctctaacaactttagaacattattatatttatctaCAAGTTTACTATTTATGTTCTTTAACAACTTTAGAACATTATTATATTTCTCTACAAGTTTACTATTTATGTTCTTTAACAACTTTagaacattattattatatttctcTACAAGTTTACTATTTATGTTCTTTTACAACTTTAGAACATTATTATATTTCTCCACAAGTTTACTATTTATGTTCTTTTACAACTTTAGAGCATTTGTATGATATTTATCTATATTATAGATAAATATTGTATGATGTGTATCTataatatagatacatatatctatatttatCTATATTATAGATAAATATCATAAATATGTTCTAAAGTTGTTAAAGAACATAAATAGTAAACTTGTAGAGAAGTATCATAATAATGTTCTAAAGTTGTTAAAGAACATAAATAGTAAACTTGtagataaatataataatgtTCTAAAGTTGTTAAAGAACATAAATAGTAAAGTTATTGATTCTATAACTTTACTATTTATGTTCTTTAACAACTTTAGAACATTATGATGATACTTCTCTACAAGTTTACCATTTATGTTCTTTAACAACTTTAGAACATTATTATATTTCTCCACAAGTTTACTATTTATGTTCTTTAACAACTTTAGAACATTATTATGATACTTCTCCACAAGTTTACTATTTATGTTCTTTAACAACTTTAGAGCATTTGTATGAtatttatctatatatctatatttatctatattataaataaatattgtatgatGTGTATCTataatatagataaatatatctatatttatCTATGTTATAGATAAATATCATAAATATGTTCTAAAGTTGTAAAAGAACATAAATAGTAAACTTGTAGAGAAGTATCATAATAATGTTCTAAAGTTGTTAAAGAACATAAATAGTAAACTTGTAGAGAAGTATCATAATAATGTTCTTAAGTTGTTAAACAACATAAATAGTAAAGTTATTGATTCTATAACTTTACTATTTATGTTCTTTAACAACTTTAGAACATTATTATATTTCTCTACAAGTTTACTATTTATGTTCTTTAACAACTTTAGAACATTATATTTATCTACAAGTTTACTATTTATGTTCTTTAACAACTTTAGAacattattatatttatctaCAAGTTTACCATTTATGTTCTTTAACAACTTTAGAACATTATTATGATATTTATCTATATTTATCTTTATTATAGATAAATATTGTATGATGTGTATCTataatatagataaatatatctatatttatCTATATTATAGATAAATATCATAAATATGTTCTAAAGTTGTAAAAGAACATAAATAGTAAAGTTATTGATTCTATAACTTTACTATTTATGTTCTTTAACAACTTTAGAacattattatatttatctacaagtttactatttatgttctttaacaactttagaacattattatatttatctaCAAGTTTACTATTTATGTTCTTTAACAACTTTAGAGCATTtgtatatttatctatatatctGTATTTATCTTTATTATAGATACATATTGTAT
This Entelurus aequoreus isolate RoL-2023_Sb linkage group LG05, RoL_Eaeq_v1.1, whole genome shotgun sequence DNA region includes the following protein-coding sequences:
- the LOC133649516 gene encoding uncharacterized protein LOC133649516, yielding MLGMFDSKFPNKACAERLTRKGDVDKRGLRLTESKDKGRKILEEKEEPLRCGQKHIQEMSWKEDRRGKRNKERMRWKTMIHHLLAASICHALIGREMEFGGRARDEGQRGGDVSQEGADGTRTRKIDMGAVRKWNMEALLPSSNGKSSGWDENERSYRPNLWKRMSFHVKKKEAAEANQTAIIKPFSQPPPSCQAGEEGGAWRAADSGDISVIGVGELRVIGGPAEGATVMEQINCVVNSFNVVSPPRGRPARSAVTLHAEVAAFCEGRATGKLYEQLAGTCARRLREADALTPPSPFRDAELSSDSSSSHSGADYGQFLPRHYSQSASSL